One segment of Streptomyces sp. NA02950 DNA contains the following:
- a CDS encoding GGDEF domain-containing protein, with protein MAAAQTPREAVGAAADSARRALDGTFAAVSVWERERGRLRVLVNVGELMHGEEPLPEDESYPVYQFPEITEFLHERWASGGEPHAWVETAEGRRAGSASFCHEGAPPGGSRGRVAALRRRGRGSCVVAPIVLHGRAWGELYVARPAGSEVFGRDDADFATVLAAVTAAGLAQTERLEEVRRLAFTDPLTGLGNRRAVDIRLDEALEAHRSHGTVVSLVVCDVNGLKRVNDTLGHAVGDRLLERFGSVLSLCGAMLPGALVARLGGDEFCLLGIGPPADEVVRVADELCRRAAELEMGEGVACGVASTGDPIGPVRSARRLFRLADAAQYRAKAARSAKPVVAGRDGGPDDPVVRLADSAADHPPERRRFRGRRP; from the coding sequence ATGGCGGCGGCGCAGACCCCGCGCGAGGCGGTCGGGGCCGCCGCCGACAGCGCCCGGCGCGCGCTCGACGGCACCTTCGCGGCGGTCTCGGTGTGGGAGCGGGAGCGCGGACGGCTGCGGGTCCTGGTGAACGTGGGCGAGCTGATGCACGGCGAGGAGCCGCTGCCGGAGGACGAGTCGTATCCGGTGTACCAGTTCCCGGAGATCACCGAGTTTCTCCACGAGCGCTGGGCCTCCGGCGGTGAGCCGCACGCCTGGGTGGAGACCGCCGAGGGCCGCCGCGCCGGTTCGGCCTCGTTCTGCCACGAGGGGGCACCTCCCGGCGGTAGCCGGGGGAGGGTGGCCGCCCTGCGGCGGCGCGGCCGCGGCAGCTGTGTGGTGGCGCCGATCGTGCTGCACGGGCGGGCGTGGGGCGAGCTGTATGTGGCGCGCCCGGCCGGGAGCGAGGTGTTCGGCCGGGACGACGCGGACTTCGCGACCGTGCTGGCCGCGGTGACCGCCGCCGGTCTCGCCCAGACCGAGCGGCTCGAGGAGGTCCGCAGACTGGCCTTCACCGATCCGCTGACCGGGCTCGGCAACCGGCGCGCGGTGGACATCCGGCTGGACGAGGCGCTGGAGGCGCACCGGTCGCACGGCACGGTGGTCAGCCTGGTGGTGTGCGACGTCAACGGCCTCAAGCGGGTCAACGACACCCTCGGCCATGCCGTGGGCGACCGTCTGCTGGAACGTTTCGGCTCGGTGCTCTCGCTGTGCGGCGCCATGCTGCCCGGCGCCCTGGTGGCCCGGCTGGGCGGCGACGAGTTCTGTCTGCTGGGGATCGGCCCCCCGGCCGACGAGGTGGTGCGGGTGGCGGACGAGCTGTGCCGCAGGGCGGCCGAGCTGGAGATGGGCGAGGGGGTCGCCTGCGGTGTCGCGTCCACCGGCGATCCGATCGGCCCCGTACGGTCGGCCCGCCGGCTGTTCCGGCTGGCCGACGCGGCCCAGTACCGGGCCAAGGCCGCGCGCTCCGCGAAACCGGTCGTCGCCGGGCGGGACGGCGGCCCCGACGACCCCGTGGTCCGCCTCGCCGACTCCGCCGCCGACCACCCCCCGGAGCGCCGCCGCTTCCGCGGCCGCCGGCCGTGA
- the hutH gene encoding histidine ammonia-lyase: protein MHTVVVGTSGTTAEDVVAVARGGARVELSAEALSAVSGARQVIDDLAAKPEPVYGVSTGFGALAVRHITPGLRAQLQRNIVRSHAAGMGPRVEREVVRALMFLRLKTLASGHTGVRPLVVETMAALLNAGITPVVHEYGSLGCSGDLAPLSHCALALMGEGEAEGPDGAVRPAAELLAEHGIAPVELREKEGLALLNGTDGMLGMLVMACADLARLFTVADVTAALSLEALLGTDRVLAPELHAIRPHPGQAASADNMLRVLAGSGLTGHHQDDAPRVQDAYSIRCAPQVAGAGRDTLAHARLVADRELAAAVDNPVVLADGRVESNGNFHGAPVAYVLDFLAVAAADLASIAERRTDRLLDKNRSHGLPPFLAGDAGVDSGLMIAQYTQAALVSELKRLAVPASVDSIPSSAMQEDHVSMGWSAARKLRTAVDNLSRVLAVELVAATRAVELREGLVPAPATRAVLAAVRAAGVEGPGGDRYLAPDLAAADAFVRSGKLADAVETVTGPLA from the coding sequence ATGCACACTGTGGTGGTGGGGACGTCCGGAACGACCGCCGAGGACGTCGTGGCCGTGGCGCGCGGCGGCGCCCGGGTGGAGCTGTCGGCCGAGGCGCTGAGCGCCGTGTCCGGAGCCCGGCAGGTGATCGACGATCTGGCCGCCAAGCCCGAGCCCGTCTACGGGGTCTCCACCGGCTTCGGCGCGCTCGCCGTCCGGCACATCACCCCCGGGCTGCGGGCCCAGCTCCAGCGCAACATCGTCCGCTCGCACGCCGCCGGGATGGGACCGCGGGTGGAGCGCGAGGTGGTGCGCGCGCTGATGTTCCTGCGGCTGAAGACCCTCGCCTCGGGGCACACCGGGGTCCGGCCCCTGGTGGTCGAGACGATGGCCGCGCTCCTCAACGCCGGGATCACCCCGGTGGTGCACGAATACGGGTCGCTGGGCTGCTCCGGCGATCTCGCGCCGCTGTCCCACTGTGCGCTGGCGCTGATGGGGGAGGGCGAGGCCGAGGGCCCCGACGGCGCGGTGCGGCCAGCCGCCGAACTGCTGGCCGAGCACGGCATCGCGCCGGTCGAGCTGCGGGAGAAGGAGGGGCTCGCGCTGCTCAACGGCACCGACGGGATGCTCGGCATGCTCGTCATGGCCTGTGCCGATCTGGCCCGGCTGTTCACCGTCGCCGATGTGACGGCCGCGCTCTCGCTGGAGGCGCTGCTCGGCACCGACCGGGTGCTCGCCCCCGAGCTGCACGCCATCCGCCCGCATCCGGGCCAGGCCGCCAGTGCCGACAACATGCTGCGGGTGCTGGCCGGTTCGGGGCTCACCGGGCATCACCAGGACGACGCGCCGCGGGTGCAGGACGCGTACTCGATCCGCTGCGCCCCGCAGGTCGCGGGCGCCGGGCGGGACACCCTGGCGCACGCCCGGCTGGTCGCCGACCGCGAGTTGGCCGCCGCCGTGGACAACCCCGTGGTGCTGGCGGACGGGCGGGTGGAGTCCAACGGCAACTTCCACGGGGCGCCGGTCGCTTACGTCCTGGACTTCCTGGCCGTGGCCGCCGCCGACCTCGCCTCGATCGCCGAGCGCCGCACCGACCGGCTGCTGGACAAGAACCGCTCGCACGGGCTGCCGCCGTTCCTGGCGGGCGACGCGGGTGTGGACTCGGGGCTGATGATCGCCCAGTACACACAGGCCGCGCTGGTCAGCGAGTTGAAGCGGCTGGCGGTGCCCGCCTCGGTGGACTCCATCCCGTCCTCCGCGATGCAGGAGGACCACGTCTCCATGGGCTGGTCCGCGGCGCGCAAGCTGCGCACGGCGGTGGACAACCTCTCCCGGGTGCTGGCCGTCGAGTTGGTCGCGGCGACCCGCGCGGTGGAACTGCGCGAGGGGCTGGTGCCCGCGCCCGCGACCCGCGCGGTGCTGGCGGCGGTGCGCGCGGCCGGGGTCGAGGGGCCCGGCGGGGACCGCTATCTGGCGCCGGACCTGGCCGCGGCCGACGCCTTCGTACGGTCCGGGAAGCTGGCCGACGCGGTCGAGACGGTGACCGGGCCGCTGGCCTGA